In the Pseudomonas sp. DTU_2021_1001937_2_SI_NGA_ILE_001 genome, one interval contains:
- a CDS encoding hemerythrin domain-containing protein, producing MNIFEALRESHDRQRRYAEAMLQTQGASDERAEAYRLLKEELQAHETAEERHFYVPLMAHDNGVDLSRHGIAEHHEMDELMEELDATDMSSPAWLATAKKLSHKVHHHLEEEEQKFFQMAGKILDAKQKKTLAEHYVKELEEQRAE from the coding sequence TTGAACATTTTCGAAGCCCTTCGCGAGAGCCACGACCGTCAACGCCGTTACGCCGAAGCCATGCTCCAGACGCAGGGTGCCAGCGATGAGCGTGCCGAAGCTTACCGCTTGCTCAAGGAAGAACTGCAAGCCCATGAAACAGCCGAAGAACGGCATTTCTATGTGCCCCTGATGGCCCATGACAACGGTGTGGACCTGAGCCGCCACGGCATTGCCGAGCATCATGAGATGGACGAGTTGATGGAAGAGCTGGACGCCACGGACATGTCCAGCCCGGCCTGGCTGGCGACCGCGAAAAAGCTCAGCCACAAGGTGCACCATCATCTTGAAGAGGAAGAGCAGAAGTTCTTCCAGATGGCCGGCAAGATCCTCGATGCCAAACAGAAGAAAACGCTGGCCGAGCATTACGTCAAGGAGCTCGAAGAGCAGCGCGCCGAGTAA
- a CDS encoding 2-oxoacid ferredoxin oxidoreductase: MKPAILLLAATLLAGCAAPSSSARSAGPLKILASGKTAAEVAQCIEVSWQDTKLFGDTADVFLDRLDDGGFTVFTTQTRYFADVVRAGAGSEIRFYASKGADQIPLRAASIATCL; encoded by the coding sequence ATGAAACCTGCGATTCTGTTGCTGGCAGCGACGCTGCTGGCAGGCTGCGCCGCCCCATCGAGTTCCGCGCGCAGCGCGGGTCCGCTCAAGATCCTGGCCAGCGGCAAGACTGCCGCCGAGGTCGCGCAGTGCATCGAGGTGTCCTGGCAGGACACCAAGCTGTTCGGTGACACCGCCGACGTATTCCTCGACCGTCTGGACGACGGTGGCTTCACCGTGTTCACCACCCAGACCCGTTATTTCGCCGATGTGGTACGCGCCGGTGCGGGCAGTGAAATACGTTTCTATGCCAGCAAGGGGGCAGACCAGATCCCGCTACGGGCCGCGTCCATCGCGACCTGCCTGTAA
- a CDS encoding peptidylprolyl isomerase → MKAQARHILVKTAEEAERLKQRLDKGEAFDMLARKHSVCPSGKRGGDLGEVRPGQMVPVIDQIIFKKPLRTVHGPVKSKFGYHLVQVFYRD, encoded by the coding sequence ATGAAAGCCCAAGCCCGCCACATATTGGTGAAGACCGCCGAAGAGGCCGAACGCCTCAAGCAACGCCTCGACAAGGGCGAGGCCTTCGACATGCTGGCCCGCAAGCATTCGGTGTGCCCGTCAGGCAAGCGCGGCGGCGACCTCGGTGAAGTGCGCCCCGGCCAGATGGTCCCGGTCATCGACCAGATCATTTTCAAGAAGCCACTGCGCACCGTTCATGGGCCGGTGAAGAGCAAGTTCGGCTATCACCTGGTCCAGGTGTTCTACCGCGATTGA
- a CDS encoding PilT/PilU family type 4a pilus ATPase — MDFQALLKTLATQDGSDLYLSTGAPPCAKFNGVLRPLGSETLKPGDVARVAEAIMDEEQRRVFDRELEMNLAVSVAGVGRFRINIFMQRNEVSIVARNIKLDIPKFEDLHLPPVLLDVVMEKHGLVLFVGATGSGKSTSLAALIDYRNRNASGHIITIEDPVEFIHRHKKSIINQREVGVDTRSFHAALKNTLRQAPDVILIGEIRDRETMEHALAFADTGHLAISTLHANNANQALDRIINFFPEERRAQLLHDLGNNLKAFVSQRLVRTPDGKRRAAVEVMMGSPTIRDLIQRNELTEIKGIMEKSENLGMQTFDTALYRLVVEGAISEEEAIKHADSKNNLRLRLKLHGEGGVTAAPTQAPAAPVGVASPSMAQWGLVDDDEQGPGQA, encoded by the coding sequence ATGGATTTCCAGGCATTACTCAAAACCCTGGCCACCCAGGACGGTTCGGACCTCTATCTATCCACCGGCGCGCCACCCTGCGCCAAGTTCAATGGCGTGCTGCGCCCGCTGGGCAGCGAAACCCTCAAGCCCGGTGATGTGGCGCGGGTGGCCGAGGCGATCATGGACGAAGAGCAGCGGCGCGTCTTCGACCGCGAGCTGGAGATGAACCTGGCGGTGTCGGTGGCCGGGGTCGGGCGCTTCCGTATCAACATCTTCATGCAGCGCAACGAAGTGTCGATCGTGGCGCGCAACATCAAGCTGGACATTCCCAAGTTCGAAGACCTGCATCTGCCGCCGGTGCTGCTCGACGTGGTGATGGAAAAGCACGGTCTGGTGCTGTTCGTGGGCGCCACCGGTTCGGGCAAGTCCACCTCCCTGGCGGCACTGATCGACTACCGCAACCGTAACGCCAGCGGGCACATCATCACCATCGAAGACCCGGTGGAGTTCATTCACCGGCACAAGAAGTCGATCATCAACCAGCGCGAGGTGGGCGTGGACACCCGCAGCTTTCATGCCGCGCTGAAGAACACCCTGCGCCAGGCGCCGGACGTGATCCTGATTGGCGAGATCCGCGACCGCGAAACCATGGAGCACGCCCTGGCCTTCGCCGACACCGGGCACCTGGCGATCTCGACCCTGCATGCCAACAACGCCAACCAGGCGCTGGACCGAATCATCAACTTCTTCCCTGAAGAACGCCGCGCCCAGTTGCTGCACGACCTGGGCAACAACCTCAAGGCCTTCGTTTCCCAGCGCCTGGTGCGCACGCCCGACGGCAAGCGTCGCGCGGCGGTGGAGGTGATGATGGGCTCGCCGACCATCCGTGACCTGATCCAGCGCAACGAGCTGACCGAAATCAAGGGCATCATGGAGAAGTCCGAGAACCTCGGCATGCAGACCTTCGACACCGCGCTGTACCGCCTGGTGGTGGAGGGGGCGATCAGCGAGGAAGAGGCCATCAAGCATGCCGACTCGAAGAACAACTTGCGCCTGCGCCTGAAGCTGCATGGTGAAGGCGGCGTGACCGCTGCGCCCACCCAGGCGCCCGCCGCGCCGGTGGGCGTGGCCAGCCCGAGTATGGCGCAGTGGGGGCTGGTGGACGACGATGAGCAAGGGCCCGGGCAGGCCTGA
- a CDS encoding ABC transporter ATP-binding protein, with the protein MTDNLIEIRGLNVAFNGQPAVCDLNLDIRPGECLALVGESGSGKSVTAHSILQLLPQAGTTSRGSITYRGEQLLGAAPRTLQQLRGNRIAMIFQEPMTSLNPLHTVARQIGETLLVHRGISGRSAEKRILELLELVGIREPHKRLKAYPHELSGGQRQRVMIAMALACEPELLIADEPTTALDVTVQRKILLLLKELQQSLNMSLLLISHDLNLVRRVAQRVCVMQQGRIVEQNDCQSLFDNPRHPYSRLLLDAEPAGEPLPRPPSEEILQVDQLRVWFSLAGGLLRRHREYLKAVDGVSLSIERGKTLGIVGESGSGKSTLGQAILRLLDSSGSIRFRGEALDGLDAREMRPWRKQMQVVFQDPYGSLSPRMSVAQIIAEGLQAHEGLNAAQCDERVIQALREVGLDPQSRHRYPHEFSGGQRQRIAIARALVLKPAFILLDEPTSALDRTVQKQVVALLHDLQARHGLTYLFISHDLAVVRALAHDVIVLKDGKVVERGSIQAVFDAPQHPYTQELLAAAQPG; encoded by the coding sequence ATGACCGACAACCTGATCGAAATACGCGGCCTGAACGTCGCTTTCAATGGCCAGCCGGCGGTCTGCGACCTGAACCTGGACATCCGCCCCGGCGAATGCCTGGCCCTGGTCGGCGAGTCCGGCTCGGGCAAGTCAGTCACCGCGCATTCGATCCTGCAACTGCTACCCCAGGCCGGCACCACTTCCAGGGGCAGCATCACTTATCGCGGCGAGCAATTGCTGGGCGCCGCGCCGCGCACCTTGCAGCAGTTGCGCGGCAACCGCATCGCGATGATCTTCCAGGAACCAATGACCTCGCTGAACCCACTGCATACCGTGGCTAGGCAAATCGGCGAGACCTTGCTTGTGCACCGCGGCATCAGCGGGCGCAGTGCAGAAAAACGCATTCTGGAGCTGCTGGAGCTGGTGGGCATCCGCGAGCCACACAAACGCCTCAAGGCCTACCCCCACGAGCTGTCCGGCGGCCAGCGCCAACGGGTGATGATCGCCATGGCCCTGGCCTGCGAACCGGAACTGCTGATCGCCGACGAACCCACTACGGCGCTGGACGTTACGGTGCAACGCAAGATCCTGCTGCTGCTCAAGGAGCTACAGCAGTCGCTGAACATGTCACTGCTGCTGATCAGCCACGACCTCAACCTGGTACGCCGTGTGGCCCAGCGGGTCTGCGTGATGCAACAAGGGCGCATCGTTGAACAGAACGACTGCCAGAGCCTGTTCGACAACCCGCGCCATCCTTACAGCCGTCTGTTGCTGGATGCCGAACCGGCCGGCGAGCCACTGCCCCGGCCGCCGAGCGAGGAAATCCTCCAGGTGGACCAGCTGCGCGTGTGGTTCTCCCTGGCCGGCGGCCTCTTGCGCCGCCACCGGGAATATCTCAAGGCGGTCGACGGTGTGAGCCTGAGCATCGAGCGCGGCAAGACCTTGGGCATCGTCGGCGAGTCGGGTTCGGGCAAGTCGACGCTCGGCCAGGCGATCCTACGCCTGCTCGACTCCAGTGGCTCGATCCGCTTTCGTGGCGAAGCGCTGGATGGGCTTGATGCGCGGGAGATGCGCCCATGGCGCAAACAGATGCAGGTGGTGTTCCAGGACCCGTACGGCAGCCTGAGCCCACGCATGTCGGTGGCACAGATCATCGCTGAAGGGCTGCAGGCCCATGAGGGGCTGAACGCGGCGCAATGTGACGAGCGGGTAATCCAGGCACTGCGCGAAGTCGGCCTGGACCCGCAAAGTCGCCATCGCTATCCGCATGAATTCTCCGGCGGCCAGCGCCAGCGCATTGCCATCGCTCGTGCGCTGGTGCTCAAGCCGGCCTTCATCCTGCTCGACGAGCCTACCTCCGCGCTGGACCGTACCGTACAGAAACAGGTCGTAGCCCTTTTGCACGACCTGCAGGCCAGGCACGGCCTGACCTACCTGTTCATCAGCCACGACCTGGCCGTGGTACGCGCCCTGGCACATGACGTGATCGTGCTCAAGGATGGCAAGGTGGTCGAACGCGGTAGCATCCAGGCGGTGTTCGACGCACCGCAGCATCCCTATACCCAAGAATTGCTGGCGGCAGCGCAACCGGGATAG
- a CDS encoding ABC transporter permease, which translates to MSRLSPVARRRLERFRNHRRGWWSLWLFCALFTLTLGAELIANDKPLVLGYQGSLYFPAIKRYTEQQFGGELPFQPDYRSEYVRQLIAKGDGWMLFPPIPFSADTPNYDLTVPAPSPPSMQNWLGTDDQARDVLARVICGARVSILFALALTLVSTVIGIAAGALQGYYGGWVDLFGQRLQEVWSGLPVLYLLIILSGFVEPGFWWLLGIMALFSWLALVDVVRAEFLRGRKLEYVKAARALGLSDRRVILRHILPNAMSATLSYLPFILTGAITTLTALDFLGFGMPAGSASLGELIAQGKANLQAPWLALTAFFALALILTLLVFIGEALRDAFDPRS; encoded by the coding sequence ATGTCGCGCTTGTCTCCCGTTGCCCGGCGCCGCCTGGAGCGCTTTCGTAACCATCGGCGCGGCTGGTGGTCGTTGTGGCTGTTCTGCGCCCTCTTCACCCTGACCCTGGGCGCCGAACTGATCGCCAACGACAAGCCGCTGGTGCTCGGCTACCAGGGTTCGTTGTATTTCCCGGCCATCAAGCGCTACACCGAACAGCAGTTCGGTGGCGAGCTGCCGTTCCAGCCCGACTACCGCAGCGAGTACGTGCGCCAGCTGATCGCCAAGGGCGATGGCTGGATGCTGTTTCCGCCGATTCCCTTCAGTGCCGACACGCCCAACTACGACCTCACGGTGCCTGCGCCCAGCCCGCCCTCGATGCAGAACTGGCTAGGCACCGACGACCAGGCCCGCGATGTGCTGGCGCGGGTGATCTGCGGCGCACGGGTGTCGATCCTTTTCGCCCTGGCGCTGACCCTGGTCAGTACCGTCATCGGCATTGCCGCCGGCGCACTGCAAGGCTACTACGGCGGCTGGGTCGACCTGTTCGGCCAGCGCCTGCAGGAAGTGTGGTCGGGGCTGCCGGTGCTCTACCTGCTGATCATTCTGTCCGGCTTCGTCGAGCCGGGCTTCTGGTGGCTGCTGGGCATCATGGCGCTGTTTTCCTGGCTGGCGCTGGTCGACGTGGTGCGCGCCGAGTTCCTGCGCGGGCGCAAGCTGGAATACGTCAAGGCGGCGCGAGCCCTGGGCCTGAGCGACCGACGGGTGATCCTGCGGCATATCCTGCCCAACGCCATGAGCGCCACGCTGAGCTACCTGCCGTTCATCCTCACCGGCGCCATCACCACCCTCACGGCCCTGGATTTCCTGGGTTTCGGCATGCCGGCCGGCAGCGCCTCGCTGGGCGAACTCATCGCGCAGGGCAAGGCCAACCTGCAGGCGCCTTGGCTGGCCCTGACCGCTTTCTTCGCTCTGGCCCTGATCCTCACCCTGCTGGTGTTCATCGGCGAGGCGCTGCGCGATGCCTTCGACCCGAGATCGTGA
- a CDS encoding microcin C ABC transporter permease YejB, translating to MLAYILRRLLLIIPTLLCILLVNFFIVQAAPGGPVEQAIARLQGVGGGAVGSTAADAPVAGQSRASRGLDPKLIKDIERQYGFDKPLHERLWLMIGNYARLDFGNSFFRGASVTELIVQKLPVSLSLGLWATLLTYLVSIPLGIRKAVRHGSHFDVWSSTVIIIGYAMPAFLVAMLLVVVFCGGTGLHWFPVRGLVSENFADLSLLGKVADYFWHLVLPVTSLVIGGFAALTLLTKNAFLNEVTRQYVTTARAKGMSERRVLYGHVFRNAMLLVVAGIPQALITVFFAGSLLIEVIFSLDGLGRMSYEAAVSRDYPVVFGTLFIFTLFGLLIKLAGDIAYTLVDPRIDFSARSA from the coding sequence ATGCTTGCCTATATCCTGCGTCGCCTGCTACTGATCATCCCCACGCTGCTGTGCATCCTGCTGGTCAACTTCTTCATCGTCCAGGCCGCACCCGGCGGCCCGGTAGAACAGGCTATCGCCCGCCTGCAGGGCGTCGGTGGCGGCGCCGTCGGCAGCACCGCGGCCGATGCGCCAGTCGCCGGCCAGTCCCGCGCATCGCGGGGTCTGGACCCGAAACTGATCAAGGACATCGAGCGCCAGTATGGCTTCGACAAGCCGCTGCATGAACGGCTGTGGCTGATGATCGGCAACTATGCACGGTTGGACTTCGGCAACAGCTTCTTTCGCGGTGCCTCGGTGACCGAGCTGATCGTGCAGAAGTTGCCGGTATCCCTGTCGCTGGGTCTGTGGGCAACGCTGCTGACTTATCTGGTGTCGATCCCGCTGGGCATCCGCAAGGCCGTACGACATGGCAGCCACTTCGATGTCTGGAGCAGCACGGTGATCATCATTGGCTACGCCATGCCGGCCTTTCTGGTGGCCATGCTGCTGGTGGTGGTGTTCTGCGGCGGCACCGGCCTGCACTGGTTCCCGGTGCGCGGCCTGGTGTCGGAGAACTTCGCCGATCTGTCGCTGCTCGGTAAGGTCGCCGACTACTTCTGGCACCTGGTGCTGCCGGTTACCTCGCTGGTCATCGGCGGCTTCGCGGCCCTGACCCTGCTGACCAAGAACGCCTTCCTCAATGAAGTCACCCGGCAGTACGTGACCACCGCCAGGGCCAAGGGCATGAGCGAACGGCGGGTGCTGTACGGCCACGTGTTCCGTAACGCCATGCTGCTGGTAGTGGCCGGCATTCCCCAGGCGCTGATCACCGTGTTCTTCGCCGGCTCGCTGCTGATCGAAGTGATCTTCTCGCTCGATGGCCTGGGCCGCATGAGTTATGAGGCGGCCGTTTCGCGGGATTATCCGGTGGTGTTCGGTACGTTGTTCATCTTTACCCTGTTCGGCCTGCTGATCAAACTGGCCGGCGATATCGCCTACACCCTGGTCGATCCGCGCATCGACTTCAGCGCGAGGAGTGCCTGA
- a CDS encoding extracellular solute-binding protein encodes MGSARSPLLAVTLLWLATLQSLYAAPQHALTVYGEAPRYPAGFRHFDYVNPDAPKGGSMSRSAQEIGQFDHLVPYVDKGMGVAQIDELLYSPLAVRSLDEPFTVYGLVAKGMEPGADGLSLRFYLDPDARFADGTPITAADVKYTFELFMSQGKLEYRTRFAAVKSVTVESPTQVRFDFSNNESRTLPLELASLPVLPEHWWKSRDFAGGAGFEIPPGSGPYRIGKVDPGRSITFERDPQWWGRDRPVARGQYNFDSFKIEYFGDTDVARQVLLGGGYDYNREYSATGYTIRYNGQALSEGRLQKAHLAKGAVQSSQGFIFNLDRPMFKDRRVRQALAMLWDFEWTNRQMMRNMYIRQSSYFSNSPLAATDLPTPRELAILEPLRGQVPDEVFTQVFHPPRTDGSGFIRDKQLQALALLEQAGWKPQGDRLVNAQGEPLSFTFLNAQSGMERLLLPYKRTLAQIGIQFDIRRIDAAQYLNRVMARDYDMIVIGYSVSDSPGLELYNTFGSKVAHDAGSSNYMVLQDPAVDTLIDGLVKAGNQQDMVAYAHCLDRVLQWGFYWISNYYPPGSSTVWWNRFGIPKIQARNSEAIQTWWEVSPTPLTNEEFAARRGASALVSEMQ; translated from the coding sequence ATGGGTTCTGCTCGTTCACCGCTTCTTGCCGTCACGCTGTTGTGGCTGGCCACCCTGCAATCGCTGTATGCGGCACCGCAGCACGCCCTGACCGTCTATGGTGAGGCGCCGCGCTATCCGGCAGGTTTCCGACATTTCGACTACGTCAACCCGGATGCCCCCAAAGGTGGCAGCATGAGCCGTTCCGCCCAGGAAATCGGCCAGTTCGACCACCTGGTCCCCTATGTCGACAAAGGCATGGGCGTGGCGCAGATCGACGAACTGCTGTATTCACCACTGGCGGTGCGCTCGCTGGATGAGCCCTTCACCGTCTACGGACTGGTCGCCAAGGGAATGGAGCCTGGCGCGGACGGCCTGTCGCTGCGTTTCTATCTCGACCCTGATGCGCGCTTCGCCGACGGCACGCCGATCACCGCCGCCGATGTGAAATACACCTTCGAACTGTTCATGAGCCAGGGCAAGCTCGAATACCGCACCCGTTTCGCCGCCGTGAAGAGCGTCACGGTAGAGTCACCGACCCAGGTGCGCTTCGACTTCAGCAACAACGAAAGCCGTACCCTGCCACTGGAACTGGCTTCGCTGCCAGTATTGCCCGAACACTGGTGGAAGAGCCGCGACTTCGCCGGCGGCGCCGGTTTCGAGATCCCACCTGGCAGCGGCCCCTATCGCATCGGCAAGGTCGACCCGGGGCGCAGCATCACCTTCGAACGCGATCCGCAGTGGTGGGGGCGCGACCGGCCCGTGGCACGCGGGCAGTACAACTTCGACAGTTTCAAGATCGAATACTTCGGCGACACCGATGTCGCCCGCCAGGTATTGCTTGGCGGCGGCTACGACTACAACCGCGAATACTCCGCCACTGGCTATACCATCCGCTACAACGGCCAGGCGCTGAGCGAGGGGCGCCTGCAGAAGGCCCATCTGGCCAAGGGCGCGGTGCAGAGTTCGCAAGGTTTCATCTTCAATCTGGACCGTCCGATGTTCAAGGATCGCCGGGTGCGCCAGGCGCTGGCCATGCTCTGGGACTTCGAGTGGACCAACCGGCAGATGATGCGCAACATGTACATCCGCCAGAGCAGCTACTTCTCCAACTCGCCACTGGCCGCCACCGACTTGCCGACGCCGCGGGAGCTGGCAATTCTCGAGCCGCTGCGCGGCCAGGTGCCCGACGAGGTGTTCACCCAGGTGTTTCACCCACCGCGCACCGATGGCAGCGGGTTCATCCGCGACAAACAGCTGCAGGCCCTGGCGTTGCTCGAACAGGCCGGCTGGAAACCTCAGGGTGATCGTCTGGTGAATGCGCAAGGCGAGCCGTTGAGCTTCACCTTTCTCAATGCCCAGTCAGGAATGGAGCGCCTGCTGCTGCCGTACAAGCGCACCCTGGCACAGATCGGTATCCAGTTCGACATCCGCCGCATCGACGCCGCGCAGTACCTGAACCGGGTCATGGCCCGCGACTACGACATGATCGTGATCGGCTATTCGGTCAGCGATTCGCCGGGCCTGGAGTTGTACAACACCTTCGGCTCCAAGGTCGCCCACGACGCCGGGTCGAGCAACTATATGGTGCTGCAGGACCCGGCCGTCGATACGCTCATCGATGGGCTGGTCAAGGCCGGCAATCAGCAGGACATGGTCGCCTACGCCCACTGCCTGGACCGCGTGCTGCAATGGGGTTTCTACTGGATTTCCAACTACTACCCGCCGGGCAGCTCGACGGTGTGGTGGAACCGCTTCGGCATTCCGAAGATCCAGGCGCGCAACAGCGAAGCGATCCAGACCTGGTGGGAAGTCAGCCCTACCCCGCTCACCAACGAAGAGTTCGCCGCGCGCCGGGGCGCCTCGGCCCTGGTTTCGGAGATGCAGTGA
- a CDS encoding peptidylprolyl isomerase: protein MARATARHILVSSEEKCKELKAQIEAGADFADIAKANSSCPSSRQGGDLGSFGPGQMVKEFDTVVFSAPINVVQGPVKTQFGYHLLEVTSRQD, encoded by the coding sequence ATGGCACGAGCCACTGCCCGTCACATCCTTGTTTCCAGCGAAGAGAAATGCAAGGAACTCAAGGCCCAGATCGAAGCGGGTGCCGACTTCGCCGACATCGCCAAGGCCAACTCCAGCTGCCCATCCAGCCGCCAGGGCGGTGACCTGGGCTCGTTCGGTCCAGGCCAGATGGTCAAGGAGTTCGACACCGTGGTGTTCAGCGCACCGATCAACGTGGTGCAGGGTCCGGTGAAGACCCAGTTCGGCTACCACCTGCTGGAAGTGACCAGCCGCCAGGACTGA
- a CDS encoding 3-deoxy-7-phosphoheptulonate synthase, which yields MNSSVALKDIDVSSSTVTRLDSATTARRLPTGAELKHRQPLPTHLFEQVAAHRRAVRAILDGSDSRLLVVVGPCSLHDPRAALEYAEHLATLANEVSDQMLLVMRAYVEKPRTTVGWKGLAYDPHLDGSDDMAAGLALSRQLMLDMLALGLPVATELLQPMAAGYFDDLLSWVAIGARTTESQIHREMASGLGIPVGFKNGTDGGVTVATDAMRSAAHPHRHFGIDRHGHPAIIETQGNPDTHVVLRGGHQGPNYSAAHVAKVSEALARHGANPRIMVDCSHANSGKDPLRQPQVFRDVLQQRLEGNPALMGVMIESHLFDGCQPLGKDMKYGVSVTDGCLGWSGTQSLLREAVDRLRYR from the coding sequence ATGAACTCGTCCGTTGCCCTGAAAGATATCGATGTCTCGTCCAGCACCGTCACCCGTCTGGACTCTGCCACCACAGCCCGTCGCTTGCCGACCGGCGCGGAGCTCAAGCACCGCCAACCGTTGCCAACCCACCTTTTCGAACAGGTAGCCGCCCATCGTCGTGCCGTACGCGCCATCCTCGATGGCAGCGACTCGCGCCTGCTGGTGGTCGTCGGCCCCTGCTCCCTGCATGATCCGCGTGCCGCATTGGAATACGCCGAACACCTGGCCACACTCGCCAACGAAGTGAGCGACCAGATGCTGCTGGTGATGCGCGCCTATGTCGAAAAACCGCGCACCACGGTCGGCTGGAAAGGCTTGGCCTACGACCCACACCTGGATGGCAGCGACGACATGGCCGCCGGACTGGCCCTGTCACGCCAGCTGATGCTCGACATGCTCGCGCTGGGTTTGCCGGTCGCCACAGAACTGCTGCAGCCCATGGCGGCTGGCTACTTCGATGACCTGCTGAGCTGGGTGGCCATTGGCGCACGCACCACCGAATCGCAGATCCACCGCGAGATGGCCAGCGGGCTGGGCATTCCGGTCGGTTTCAAGAACGGCACCGATGGTGGAGTTACCGTAGCCACTGACGCCATGCGCTCGGCCGCGCACCCGCACCGGCATTTCGGTATCGACCGCCACGGCCACCCAGCCATCATCGAGACACAGGGTAACCCGGACACTCATGTGGTACTGCGCGGTGGCCACCAGGGCCCCAACTACTCCGCCGCACATGTCGCCAAGGTCAGCGAAGCACTGGCCAGACACGGCGCCAACCCGCGCATCATGGTCGACTGCAGCCATGCCAACAGCGGCAAGGACCCACTGCGTCAGCCCCAGGTATTTCGCGATGTTCTGCAGCAGCGGCTTGAGGGCAACCCGGCCCTGATGGGCGTGATGATCGAAAGCCACCTGTTCGATGGCTGCCAGCCTCTTGGCAAAGATATGAAGTACGGGGTTTCGGTGACCGACGGTTGCCTGGGCTGGAGCGGCACACAGAGCCTGCTGCGCGAAGCAGTAGATCGCCTGCGCTACCGCTGA
- a CDS encoding DNA-binding protein has protein sequence MPPIRTAAQAKAWLDQQGKSVQQFARENDVDPATTYQVLAGRKKGRRGEAHKVAVLLGMKEGTIPAEEAAPASE, from the coding sequence ATGCCTCCAATCCGTACCGCTGCACAAGCCAAGGCCTGGCTCGATCAACAGGGGAAATCGGTTCAACAGTTCGCGCGTGAAAACGATGTCGATCCAGCAACCACCTATCAGGTCTTGGCTGGCCGCAAGAAAGGTCGACGCGGAGAAGCTCATAAAGTCGCGGTTTTGCTGGGTATGAAGGAAGGGACCATCCCCGCCGAGGAAGCTGCTCCTGCTTCCGAGTGA
- a CDS encoding helix-turn-helix transcriptional regulator, with the protein MSGIGYRLRKERERLGLSQRAFGEIGGVEANAQGKYESGDRTPKADYLAAVAAKGVDVLYVLTGKPTPIPLDNLSLAEEKVLGSYRSLHKEDQDAIRRLTTSMAQLSITSAPRKRQADGVQDSPVLDET; encoded by the coding sequence ATGAGTGGAATCGGATACCGGCTAAGGAAAGAACGCGAGCGTCTGGGACTGTCCCAACGGGCGTTCGGCGAAATTGGCGGCGTGGAGGCCAATGCCCAGGGCAAGTACGAAAGTGGCGACCGTACACCCAAGGCCGACTATCTGGCTGCGGTGGCGGCCAAGGGAGTCGACGTGCTGTATGTACTGACCGGCAAGCCTACCCCGATTCCACTCGATAATCTCAGTCTGGCGGAGGAAAAGGTACTGGGCAGTTACCGGAGTCTGCACAAGGAGGATCAGGACGCTATTCGTCGGCTCACCACTTCGATGGCGCAACTTTCTATTACATCTGCTCCGCGCAAGCGCCAGGCTGATGGCGTGCAGGATAGCCCAGTCCTGGACGAAACCTGA
- the uvrY gene encoding UvrY/SirA/GacA family response regulator transcription factor, translated as MIKVLVVDDHDLVRTGITRMLADIDGLQVVGQADSGEESLKKARELKPDVVLMDVKMPGIGGLEATRKLLRSHPDMKVVAVTACEDDPFPTRLLQAGAAGYMTKGAGLTEMVQAIRLVFAGQRYISPQIAQQLALKSFQPEQSNSPFDLLSEREIQIALMIVGCHKVQSISDKLCLSPKTVNTYRYRIFEKLSISSDVELALLAVRHGMVDASA; from the coding sequence TTGATTAAGGTGCTAGTTGTCGACGACCACGATCTCGTGCGCACAGGCATAACCCGCATGCTCGCCGATATCGATGGCTTGCAGGTCGTCGGCCAGGCTGATTCGGGCGAGGAGTCACTGAAGAAGGCCCGTGAACTCAAGCCCGACGTTGTGCTGATGGACGTCAAGATGCCAGGCATCGGCGGCCTTGAGGCGACCCGCAAGCTGTTGCGCAGCCATCCGGACATGAAAGTGGTGGCCGTTACCGCCTGTGAAGACGATCCGTTTCCGACCCGCCTGTTGCAGGCAGGGGCTGCCGGCTATATGACCAAGGGCGCCGGCCTGACCGAAATGGTCCAGGCCATCCGTCTGGTATTCGCCGGCCAGCGCTACATCAGTCCGCAGATCGCCCAGCAGTTGGCCCTCAAGTCGTTTCAGCCGGAACAGAGCAATTCGCCGTTCGATCTGCTCTCCGAGCGTGAAATCCAAATCGCCCTGATGATCGTCGGCTGCCACAAGGTGCAGAGCATTTCGGACAAGCTTTGCCTGTCGCCGAAAACCGTCAATACCTACCGTTATCGGATATTCGAGAAGCTTTCGATCAGTAGTGATGTCGAACTGGCATTGCTCGCGGTTCGTCACGGCATGGTCGATGCCAGCGCCTGA